A genome region from bacterium includes the following:
- a CDS encoding CoA transferase, with product MNSPSSGCLTGVRVLDLSRVLAGPFCTQLLGDMGAEIIKVERPGIGDDTRQWGPPWFHGESAYYLSCNRNKKSVTINLKSPAGVELIRELAAQSDVLVENFKAGELARWGLDYAALRTRNPGLIYCAITGYGQTGPYAARPGYDFIMQAQGGIMSITGDAEGEPVKVGVAIADVMAGMYAATAILAALHQREKNGEGQFIDIALLDSQVAWLINVAMNYLVSGQAPQRCGNAHPNLAPYQTFATADGQLAIGVGNDEQFRRLCRCLELPALTAEPRYATNALRVRHREDLIAALQRRLREKSTSAWLDLLLAARIPASPINTIPEILQDAHILSREMVRSIAHPAGEELRLLGPVAKFSATPSAVRLPPPLLGQHTEEVLRTLLQLDDAGLQSLRAAAAI from the coding sequence ATGAATTCTCCCTCTTCCGGATGTTTGACCGGCGTGCGCGTGCTCGATCTCTCGCGCGTGCTGGCTGGCCCGTTCTGCACGCAGTTGCTCGGCGACATGGGCGCGGAAATCATCAAAGTCGAGCGGCCCGGCATTGGCGATGACACGCGGCAATGGGGACCGCCGTGGTTTCACGGTGAATCGGCCTATTACCTGAGCTGCAATCGCAACAAGAAAAGTGTAACCATCAACCTCAAATCCCCGGCCGGTGTTGAACTGATTCGCGAACTCGCCGCTCAAAGTGATGTTCTGGTGGAGAATTTCAAAGCCGGCGAGCTGGCGCGCTGGGGTTTGGACTATGCCGCGCTGCGCACGCGCAATCCCGGCTTGATCTATTGCGCGATCACCGGCTATGGACAAACCGGTCCCTATGCCGCGCGGCCCGGCTATGATTTCATCATGCAGGCGCAAGGCGGGATCATGAGCATCACCGGTGACGCCGAGGGCGAGCCTGTCAAAGTCGGCGTGGCGATCGCAGATGTGATGGCCGGCATGTATGCCGCCACCGCCATTCTCGCGGCGCTGCATCAGCGCGAGAAAAACGGTGAAGGGCAATTCATCGACATCGCCTTGCTGGACAGCCAGGTCGCCTGGCTGATCAATGTGGCGATGAACTACCTCGTTTCCGGCCAGGCACCGCAGCGCTGCGGCAACGCCCATCCCAATCTCGCGCCCTATCAGACTTTTGCCACGGCCGACGGCCAGCTTGCGATCGGGGTGGGCAATGACGAGCAGTTTCGCCGGTTGTGCCGCTGCCTGGAGTTGCCCGCGCTCACGGCAGAGCCGCGCTATGCCACCAACGCGCTGCGGGTGCGGCACCGGGAGGATCTGATTGCCGCGTTGCAGCGCCGGCTGCGTGAGAAATCCACCAGCGCGTGGCTGGATCTGCTGCTGGCCGCACGCATTCCGGCCTCGCCGATCAACACCATTCCCGAAATCTTGCAGGATGCTCACATCCTCAGCCGCGAGATGGTGCGAAGCATTGCGCATCCCGCCGGCGAGGAATTGCGGCTGCTCGGCCCGGTGGCGAAATTCTCCGCCACCCCTTCGGCCGTGCGCCTGCCGCCGCCCCTGCTCGGGCAACACACGGAAGAAGTCCTGCGCACGCTGTTGCAACTCGATGACGCCGGCTTGCAATCGTTACGCGCCGCAGCGGCGATTTGA
- a CDS encoding EamA family transporter, producing the protein MSGSHSPARWKIWTAFAAVYLLWGSTYLAMRFAVATLPPFLMAATRFLTAGGALYLWERIRGTPKPELLLWKTTAISGALLLFTGNGGVVWAVQYVPSGLTAVLVAMVPLWIVVLLWLWQKRGQPDGRTMLGIVIGIAGIAVLVGPERLMGSGAVDPLGMVVLVLASLSWAAGSLYSTHSRIKASPLLATGMQMLCGGFLLLMLGLLAGEWQQLNFEQVSLQSALALAYLIVFGSLIGFTAYLWLLRVTTPARASTYAFVNPVVAVILGWAIGGEPLTARALAATLMIVAAVIAIVLNRQPAQLPSPERGAVVPETTARPAPAKPEQVCPDAC; encoded by the coding sequence ATGTCCGGCTCTCATTCACCCGCCCGTTGGAAAATTTGGACGGCATTTGCCGCTGTTTATTTGCTGTGGGGTTCGACCTACCTGGCCATGCGTTTCGCCGTCGCCACGCTGCCGCCGTTTCTCATGGCGGCCACGCGCTTTCTCACCGCCGGCGGCGCGCTTTATCTTTGGGAAAGAATACGAGGGACACCCAAACCCGAGTTGCTCTTGTGGAAAACCACCGCGATCAGCGGCGCCTTGTTGTTGTTCACCGGCAATGGCGGCGTGGTGTGGGCCGTGCAATATGTGCCGAGCGGATTGACTGCCGTGCTGGTGGCAATGGTGCCGCTCTGGATTGTGGTGTTGTTGTGGCTGTGGCAGAAGCGCGGCCAGCCTGATGGCCGGACCATGCTCGGCATCGTCATCGGCATCGCCGGCATTGCCGTGCTGGTGGGCCCCGAGCGTTTGATGGGCAGCGGCGCCGTGGATCCGTTGGGTATGGTGGTGCTGGTGCTGGCCTCGCTTTCCTGGGCGGCGGGATCGTTGTACTCCACGCACAGCCGCATCAAAGCCTCGCCGTTACTGGCCACCGGTATGCAGATGCTCTGCGGCGGCTTCCTGCTGCTGATGCTGGGCTTGCTCGCGGGCGAGTGGCAGCAACTCAACTTCGAACAAGTTTCGCTGCAATCCGCGCTCGCGTTGGCTTATTTGATCGTCTTTGGCTCCTTGATCGGCTTCACCGCCTACCTCTGGCTGTTGCGGGTGACCACGCCCGCGCGCGCCTCGACCTATGCCTTCGTCAATCCCGTCGTTGCGGTGATTTTGGGCTGGGCGATTGGCGGTGAGCCTTTGACCGCTCGCGCGCTGGCGGCGACGTTGATGATTGTCGCTGCGGTTATCGCTATTGTGTTGAACCGGCAACCGGCGCAATTGCCCAGCCCGGAGCGCGGCGCAGTTGTTCCCGAGACAACGGCACGGCCGGCGCCGGCCAAACCGGAACAAGTTTGCCCGGATGCCTGTTGA
- a CDS encoding aminotransferase class I/II-fold pyridoxal phosphate-dependent enzyme, whose product MPHAFRDIETKAVHAGEPAPRIEGAVSMPIFQTAMFEYDGEETGYHDLRYIRLNNTPNHHAVQQKLAALENAEAALVAASGMAAISTTLLTLLASGDHLLAQSNLYGGTHDFITKDLPALGIAYDFINGNAPESWAQKLRPTTRVLYVEAMSNPLLQVADLRAAVTFANAHGLVAIIDNTFASPYNFRPAEWGFDLSLHSGTKYLNGHSDIVAGAVIGRAGLVENIRHKLNHLGGALDPHACFLLQRGIATLAVRMKQHNASALQLARFLSLHREVARVNYPGLESHPQHSLAREFFNGYSGMLSFELHEGLTAAKRFIARTQIPIKAPSLGSIHTLITRPATTSHAGLAAEERLKLGITDSLIRVSVGIESTDELIADFDQALRA is encoded by the coding sequence ATGCCCCATGCTTTTCGGGACATCGAGACCAAGGCGGTGCATGCCGGCGAGCCGGCGCCGCGCATCGAAGGCGCGGTGAGCATGCCGATTTTTCAAACCGCGATGTTCGAGTATGACGGCGAAGAGACCGGCTATCATGATCTGCGCTACATCCGGTTGAACAACACGCCCAACCATCACGCGGTGCAGCAGAAGCTGGCGGCGCTGGAGAATGCCGAAGCGGCGCTGGTCGCGGCCAGCGGCATGGCCGCGATTTCCACCACGCTGCTCACTCTGCTGGCGAGCGGCGATCATCTGCTGGCGCAGAGCAACCTCTATGGCGGCACGCACGATTTCATCACCAAGGATTTGCCGGCGCTCGGCATTGCGTATGACTTCATCAACGGCAACGCTCCCGAAAGTTGGGCGCAGAAGCTGCGCCCCACGACCCGTGTGCTCTATGTGGAGGCCATGTCGAATCCGCTGCTGCAAGTAGCAGACTTGCGCGCGGCCGTGACCTTTGCGAATGCCCACGGCTTGGTCGCGATCATCGACAACACTTTTGCCAGCCCCTACAACTTTCGGCCGGCGGAATGGGGTTTTGATCTTTCACTGCACAGCGGCACAAAATACCTCAACGGCCATTCGGACATCGTCGCGGGCGCGGTGATCGGCCGCGCCGGTTTGGTGGAGAATATTCGCCACAAACTGAATCACCTCGGCGGCGCGCTCGATCCGCATGCCTGCTTCCTGCTGCAGCGCGGCATTGCCACGCTGGCGGTGCGCATGAAGCAGCACAATGCAAGCGCCCTGCAGCTTGCGCGCTTTCTGAGCCTGCATCGTGAAGTTGCCCGGGTGAACTATCCCGGCTTGGAAAGCCACCCTCAGCACTCGCTCGCGCGCGAATTCTTCAACGGCTATAGCGGCATGCTGAGCTTCGAGCTGCACGAGGGACTGACTGCCGCCAAACGCTTCATCGCGCGCACGCAGATTCCCATCAAGGCGCCGAGTTTGGGCAGCATTCACACACTGATCACCCGGCCGGCCACCACCTCCCACGCCGGCCTGGCCGCCGAGGAGCGGCTGAAGTTGGGGATCACCGACAGCTTGATACGCGTCTCTGTCGGCATCGAGTCGACCGATGAACTGATCGCCGATTTTGATCAAGCCCTGCGGGCGTAG
- a CDS encoding dipeptidase yields the protein MKKISAMIGLLVCFALVHAQPADEAKLREKAQRLAQKFIIVDTHIDVPYRLRERYEDISGRTEGGNFDYVRAKQGGLNAAFMSIYVPSDYEPKGLAKALADSLIDMVEGFQRRWPDKFAIARSVAEVRDHFKQGLISLPMGMENGAPIEGRLENLRHFWSRGVRYITLTHAKSNHICDSSYDPNRQWQGLSPFGREVVAEMNRLGIMIDISHVTDSTFYQVLRLTRAPVIASHSSCRHFTPGWERNMDDDMIRALARNGGVIQIAFGSSFVSGAYQAADAGMWHFIEEHKIDLASAEGRSRLQQYRAEHRFPEVTIADLVANIDHVVKLVGVDHVGFGSDFDGVGDALPTGMKSVAEYPNLIFALLRLGYSEKDIEKICSGNLLRVWSEVEKTAQKLQAGKHQH from the coding sequence ATGAAGAAAATCAGCGCGATGATTGGCTTGCTGGTATGTTTTGCACTCGTTCACGCCCAGCCGGCGGACGAGGCCAAACTGCGGGAAAAAGCCCAACGCCTGGCGCAAAAGTTCATCATTGTCGATACTCATATCGACGTGCCGTACCGTTTGCGCGAGAGATATGAGGACATTTCCGGCCGCACTGAAGGAGGGAACTTCGACTACGTGCGTGCCAAGCAGGGCGGCCTCAATGCGGCCTTCATGTCCATCTATGTGCCCTCGGACTACGAGCCGAAGGGCCTGGCCAAAGCACTGGCGGACAGTCTCATCGACATGGTGGAAGGGTTCCAACGTCGCTGGCCCGACAAGTTTGCGATTGCCCGCTCGGTCGCCGAGGTGCGTGATCATTTCAAGCAGGGGCTGATCTCGTTGCCGATGGGCATGGAGAACGGCGCGCCCATCGAGGGCAGGCTGGAAAATCTGCGGCACTTCTGGTCGCGCGGCGTTCGCTACATCACGCTTACGCATGCGAAAAGCAATCACATTTGCGATTCTTCCTATGATCCCAACCGCCAATGGCAGGGCCTGAGTCCGTTCGGCCGGGAAGTCGTGGCGGAGATGAACCGGCTGGGTATCATGATCGACATCTCGCACGTGACGGATTCGACTTTTTACCAAGTGCTGCGGCTCACGCGCGCGCCGGTGATTGCTTCGCACTCCTCTTGCCGCCATTTTACCCCCGGCTGGGAGCGCAACATGGATGACGACATGATCCGGGCGCTGGCGCGCAACGGTGGCGTGATTCAGATTGCATTTGGTTCCTCCTTTGTCAGCGGCGCTTATCAGGCTGCCGATGCCGGCATGTGGCACTTCATTGAGGAACACAAGATCGATCTTGCCAGCGCCGAGGGCCGCAGCCGCCTGCAGCAATACCGCGCAGAACACCGGTTCCCGGAAGTTACCATAGCCGACCTCGTGGCGAACATCGATCACGTCGTGAAGCTGGTGGGGGTCGATCACGTCGGCTTCGGCTCTGATTTCGATGGCGTCGGCGATGCGCTGCCCACCGGTATGAAAAGCGTGGCCGAATATCCCAACTTGATCTTTGCGCTTTTGCGCCTGGGCTATTCCGAGAAGGATATCGAAAAAATCTGCTCCGGCAATTTGCTGCGGGTATGGTCGGAAGTGGAAAAGACCGCGCAAAAGCTCCAAGCCGGGAAGCACCAGCACTAA
- a CDS encoding NYN domain-containing protein has product MSILKTVPSVVPPSVIYSALFVDFDNVRINLEKHDAEAARRFSTNPELWLSWLEKQLSTTTYLPEIVQRRILTRRCYLNPESFSSFRPDFVRSAFEVIDCPPLTGRGKTSTDIYMVMDILDTLNHATYFHEFIVLSGDADFTPVLLRIRKHGRYGVVLAVGWVSLAYRAACDIVIERDTFVREALGIVYPDEEAPEPINEQEIDATLNLLLKRMAARLREMAAVPGGVEASELPEVFKEFQEFRESNHWLGFYSLRRLTQALIAQREDLAISDEDPWRVVVKTAPAPVLADSLEAAGPPAPAAAVPDVKAQMAQSIREYVSHSDKAVAWATLASLVKQRFGEQLAGSTWLGAGTFKDLLMQLDLGNLHTSTLTPGYVYDPGRHQLPAAPAFAAPPAASQEAAAPPDHFAQRYPGLAELARKVHRLTETPYLMPEHYALLFHELAREINENGYQMTRTSKTVRDRCVEKGAPVARSHVNFVLIGIGHTGYRFGGQEREDPVQLGEKLVENTLDLCRTAQLSLIEEEVAQIRAWIMGGLGEQSQPAA; this is encoded by the coding sequence ATGTCCATTCTTAAAACCGTTCCGTCCGTTGTACCGCCTTCAGTCATCTATTCCGCGCTGTTCGTCGATTTCGACAATGTTCGCATCAACCTGGAAAAGCATGATGCGGAAGCCGCGCGCCGCTTCTCGACCAATCCGGAATTGTGGCTGTCCTGGTTGGAGAAACAGCTTTCCACCACCACCTACCTGCCCGAGATCGTGCAGCGCAGAATTCTGACCAGGCGCTGCTATCTGAATCCGGAATCGTTCAGCAGCTTCCGGCCTGATTTCGTGCGCTCGGCCTTCGAGGTGATCGATTGCCCGCCGCTCACCGGCCGCGGCAAAACCAGCACGGACATTTACATGGTGATGGACATTCTCGACACGCTCAATCACGCCACCTATTTCCATGAGTTCATCGTACTCTCCGGCGACGCGGATTTCACGCCGGTGCTGCTGCGCATCAGAAAGCATGGCCGTTACGGCGTGGTGTTGGCGGTGGGCTGGGTTTCACTGGCTTACCGGGCCGCCTGTGATATCGTGATCGAGCGCGACACTTTCGTGCGCGAGGCCCTGGGCATCGTCTATCCCGACGAGGAAGCGCCAGAGCCGATCAATGAGCAGGAGATCGATGCCACGCTGAACCTGCTGTTGAAGCGGATGGCGGCGCGATTGCGGGAAATGGCGGCCGTACCCGGCGGCGTGGAGGCCAGCGAGCTGCCGGAAGTCTTCAAAGAGTTTCAAGAATTCCGCGAGAGCAATCACTGGCTCGGCTTTTACTCGCTGCGCCGCTTGACGCAGGCCCTGATCGCGCAACGGGAGGATCTCGCCATCAGCGATGAAGACCCCTGGCGCGTGGTCGTCAAGACCGCGCCCGCGCCGGTGTTGGCCGATAGCCTGGAGGCGGCAGGTCCACCCGCGCCGGCAGCGGCCGTCCCCGATGTGAAAGCGCAAATGGCGCAGAGTATTCGCGAGTACGTGTCCCACTCGGACAAGGCTGTGGCCTGGGCCACGCTGGCCAGTTTAGTGAAGCAACGTTTTGGCGAGCAATTGGCAGGCAGCACATGGCTGGGAGCCGGCACGTTCAAGGATTTGCTCATGCAACTTGATCTCGGCAACCTGCACACCTCGACGCTGACACCCGGCTACGTCTATGACCCGGGCCGCCATCAATTGCCGGCGGCACCGGCTTTTGCCGCGCCGCCCGCCGCCAGCCAGGAAGCCGCCGCCCCGCCGGATCATTTTGCTCAACGCTATCCCGGGCTCGCCGAGCTGGCGCGCAAAGTCCATCGTTTGACGGAAACGCCCTATCTTATGCCTGAGCACTATGCCCTGCTGTTTCACGAATTGGCGCGTGAGATCAACGAAAACGGCTATCAAATGACGCGCACTTCGAAAACGGTGCGTGATCGCTGCGTGGAAAAGGGCGCGCCGGTGGCAAGATCGCACGTCAACTTCGTGTTGATCGGCATTGGTCATACCGGTTATCGCTTTGGCGGCCAGGAACGGGAGGACCCCGTGCAGTTGGGCGAAAAGCTGGTGGAAAACACGCTGGACTTGTGCCGAACGGCGCAGCTCAGTTTGATTGAGGAGGAGGTGGCCCAGATTCGGGCCTGGATCATGGGGGGGCTCGGCGAGCAGTCGCAGCCGGCGGCGTGA
- a CDS encoding 6-phosphofructokinase, translating to MSTHHKRMAILVGGGPAPGINSVIGAATIRGILSGEEVIGIMDGFKWIMDGQIDKIKELTIERVSRIHFRGGSYIGISRANPTKNAKHLENTVTSLLRMNVDRLITIGGDDTAFSAMKLEELANGRIHVVHVPKTIDNDLDLPLGINTFGFQTARHLGCDIVKNLMVDGRTTSRWYFVVTMGRKAGHLALGIAKAAGATLTLIPEEFRDQKLRLSVLVDILVGSIIKRLSYGRPDGVAIIAEGLVEILDPQDLQTLVNVERDAHDNIRLAEVNFGEILKYEVQARLKQFGIKSTIVAKNIGYELRCADPIPFDMEYTRDLGYCAARYILEGGNAAMVSIQNGRFVPIPFHEILDPKTGRARVRMVDMSAEYYHIARRYMIRLSPEDFEDPHELAKYAATANISLDEFRRQFQYLVDLERANGTELPLTMAKQKNGEALATSISAE from the coding sequence ATGAGCACACATCACAAGAGAATGGCGATTCTGGTGGGCGGCGGCCCCGCACCCGGCATCAACAGCGTCATCGGTGCGGCGACGATCCGCGGGATCCTCAGCGGCGAGGAAGTCATCGGCATCATGGACGGCTTCAAATGGATCATGGACGGCCAGATCGACAAGATCAAGGAACTGACCATTGAGCGCGTCAGCCGCATTCACTTTCGCGGCGGCTCGTACATTGGCATCTCGCGCGCCAACCCGACCAAAAATGCCAAACATCTCGAGAACACGGTCACCTCCCTGCTGCGCATGAATGTGGACCGCCTCATCACGATTGGCGGCGACGATACCGCCTTCTCCGCGATGAAATTGGAAGAGCTGGCCAACGGCCGCATTCACGTCGTGCATGTTCCCAAAACCATCGACAACGACCTCGATCTGCCGCTCGGCATCAATACATTCGGCTTTCAGACCGCGCGCCATCTCGGCTGCGACATCGTGAAGAACTTGATGGTTGACGGCCGCACCACCTCACGCTGGTACTTCGTCGTCACCATGGGGCGCAAAGCCGGCCATCTGGCGCTGGGCATCGCCAAGGCTGCCGGCGCCACCCTGACCCTGATTCCGGAAGAGTTTCGCGATCAGAAGCTCAGGCTCTCCGTGCTCGTGGATATACTGGTCGGCTCGATCATCAAGCGCTTGAGCTACGGCCGGCCCGACGGCGTTGCCATCATCGCAGAAGGCCTGGTGGAGATCCTCGATCCCCAGGATCTGCAGACGCTGGTCAACGTCGAGCGCGACGCGCATGACAACATCCGGCTGGCGGAGGTCAACTTCGGAGAGATTCTCAAATACGAAGTGCAGGCGCGGCTGAAACAGTTCGGCATCAAGAGTACAATCGTGGCGAAGAATATCGGTTACGAGCTGCGGTGCGCCGACCCGATTCCCTTCGACATGGAATACACGCGCGATCTGGGCTATTGCGCCGCGCGCTACATTCTCGAAGGCGGCAACGCGGCGATGGTTTCGATACAGAACGGCCGCTTCGTGCCGATTCCATTCCATGAAATACTCGACCCCAAGACCGGCCGGGCGCGCGTGCGCATGGTCGATATGAGTGCCGAGTACTATCATATCGCCCGGCGCTACATGATCCGGCTCTCGCCCGAGGATTTCGAAGATCCGCACGAGCTGGCCAAGTATGCCGCCACCGCCAACATCTCGCTCGACGAGTTTCGCCGGCAATTCCAATACCTGGTGGATCTGGAACGAGCGAATGGCACCGAGCTGCCGCTCACCATGGCGAAGCAAAAGAACGGCGAAGCCCTGGCGACGTCGATTTCAGCCGAGTAG